The Cellulophaga sp. L1A9 genome window below encodes:
- the ccoS gene encoding cbb3-type cytochrome oxidase assembly protein CcoS: MSVIYILLAISISIAIVFFIAFIVSVKSGQYDDSYTPSVRMLFEDELVKKTPKETEKSIQLNKSLNN; encoded by the coding sequence ATGAGTGTTATTTATATTTTATTAGCCATTAGTATCAGTATTGCTATTGTCTTTTTTATCGCTTTTATCGTTTCGGTAAAAAGCGGTCAATATGACGATTCCTATACGCCATCAGTACGCATGCTTTTTGAAGATGAGTTAGTTAAAAAGACTCCTAAAGAAACCGAAAAATCAATCCAACTAAATAAAAGTTTAAACAATTAA
- a CDS encoding heavy metal translocating P-type ATPase metal-binding domain-containing protein, whose product MSTNDCYHCGDDCTATPILFDEKTFCCNGCKTVYEIFSSNDLSYYYDLQSAAGSTPKAIEGKYDFLDTETIVERLTEFTDNQLQIVNLYIPNIHCSSCIWVLENLNKLNPGISNSQVDFPKKMLRITYSTEKSSLKAVVLLLAHIGYEPYISLDDYDNKKKSIDRSLLYKLGIAGFAFGNVMFLSFPEYFDLSSNKTNGGDFWLNQYEDLFRWLMFSFSLPVVFYAGKDYFISAYKGLRSKLLNIDVPIALGILVLFVRSTLEIIFDWGPGFFDSLTGLVFFLLLGKFFQQKTYSFLSFERDYKSYFPIAVTKILPDGKEETTQIHTIKKGDRLLLRNEELIPVDGILITGNGKIDYSFVTGESEPVYKNSGDKIFAGGKQLHGAIEMEALKTVSQSYLTQLWSNAVFQEDKASKFQTITDSIGKRFTIFVLSIAFAATAFWLFYDSSKALNVFTAVLIIACPCAIALASPFTLGNMLRIFGRNKFYLKDTQTIEQLAQIDTAIFDKTGTITSAKKSTATYEGLELTEEEESLLKNTLRASNHPLSRSLYDLLSAHNIVTLDEFEEHIGKGIFGARNNSEIKVGSASFVGKETQNEIESTAVHISSNSAYKGCYIFKNQYRAGISALFQAMSETIQLAILSGDNEGEKKRLEELLPKLTPLYFNQKPADKLQFIKSLQEQGKKVMMVGDGLNDAGALAQSNVGIAISENVTIFSPACDGILDATKFEELYSYILASKKAMKIIKWSFVLSLAYNAIGLYFAITGQLEPVIAAILMPLSSISIVAFTTIATNILGKKLK is encoded by the coding sequence ATGAGTACAAATGATTGTTATCACTGTGGTGATGACTGCACTGCAACGCCAATACTTTTTGATGAAAAAACATTTTGCTGCAATGGTTGCAAAACCGTTTATGAAATTTTCTCTAGTAACGATCTATCCTATTATTATGATTTACAGTCTGCTGCTGGTAGTACTCCAAAAGCAATTGAAGGAAAATATGATTTTCTCGATACTGAAACTATTGTTGAAAGACTAACCGAATTTACAGATAACCAACTTCAAATAGTCAACTTATATATTCCAAATATTCATTGCAGTTCTTGTATCTGGGTGCTTGAGAATTTAAACAAGCTTAACCCTGGCATTAGTAATTCTCAAGTAGATTTCCCTAAAAAAATGCTTCGGATTACCTATTCCACAGAAAAGTCATCCTTAAAAGCTGTTGTTTTACTCTTAGCACATATTGGATATGAACCTTACATCTCTTTAGATGATTATGACAATAAAAAGAAATCTATAGATCGTAGTCTGCTTTACAAACTAGGCATTGCAGGTTTTGCCTTTGGAAATGTCATGTTTTTATCCTTTCCAGAATACTTTGATTTATCGAGCAATAAAACCAATGGTGGCGATTTTTGGTTGAACCAATACGAAGACCTTTTTAGATGGCTCATGTTTAGCTTTTCTTTACCTGTAGTTTTTTATGCCGGTAAAGATTATTTTATATCTGCCTATAAAGGCTTACGTTCTAAATTATTAAATATTGACGTTCCTATAGCTTTAGGTATTTTAGTATTGTTTGTACGGAGTACCCTAGAAATTATTTTTGATTGGGGGCCTGGCTTTTTTGATAGCTTAACAGGACTTGTTTTCTTTCTACTTCTTGGGAAATTTTTTCAACAGAAAACCTATTCTTTTCTTTCTTTTGAGCGTGATTACAAATCTTACTTCCCCATTGCAGTCACTAAAATTTTGCCTGACGGAAAGGAAGAAACTACCCAGATTCACACCATTAAAAAAGGAGATCGTTTATTGCTTAGAAATGAAGAACTAATTCCGGTAGATGGCATTCTAATCACTGGAAATGGCAAAATTGACTATAGTTTTGTTACCGGAGAGTCTGAACCGGTGTACAAGAATTCTGGAGATAAAATTTTTGCAGGAGGAAAACAATTACACGGTGCTATTGAAATGGAAGCATTAAAAACCGTTTCACAAAGTTACCTCACACAATTATGGAGTAATGCTGTTTTTCAGGAAGATAAAGCAAGTAAATTTCAAACCATTACAGATAGCATAGGGAAGCGTTTTACCATTTTTGTGCTAAGCATTGCATTTGCAGCTACTGCTTTTTGGTTATTTTATGATAGCAGCAAAGCGCTAAACGTATTTACGGCTGTGCTTATTATTGCCTGCCCATGTGCTATTGCGCTAGCATCTCCTTTTACCTTAGGAAACATGTTACGTATTTTTGGCCGGAACAAGTTTTACTTAAAAGACACGCAAACTATTGAGCAGTTGGCGCAAATAGATACGGCTATTTTTGACAAAACAGGAACCATTACAAGCGCTAAAAAAAGTACGGCAACCTACGAAGGCTTAGAACTCACAGAAGAAGAGGAGTCGTTATTAAAAAACACTTTGAGAGCATCAAATCATCCTTTAAGTCGCAGTTTATATGACCTGCTTTCTGCACATAACATTGTTACTCTTGACGAATTTGAAGAACATATAGGCAAAGGAATTTTTGGGGCAAGAAATAATAGCGAGATAAAAGTAGGCTCTGCTAGTTTTGTGGGTAAAGAGACTCAAAATGAAATAGAAAGTACCGCAGTGCACATCAGCAGCAATTCGGCATATAAAGGTTGCTATATTTTTAAAAATCAATATAGAGCAGGTATTTCAGCACTTTTTCAAGCCATGAGTGAAACCATACAATTGGCCATACTTTCTGGTGATAACGAAGGTGAAAAAAAACGCCTAGAAGAATTATTACCAAAATTGACCCCACTCTACTTTAATCAAAAACCAGCAGACAAACTTCAGTTTATAAAATCACTGCAAGAACAAGGTAAAAAAGTGATGATGGTGGGTGATGGCCTCAATGATGCTGGAGCTTTAGCACAAAGTAATGTTGGTATCGCCATATCTGAAAATGTAACCATATTTTCTCCCGCTTGCGATGGTATTTTAGATGCCACGAAATTTGAAGAATTATATTCCTATATTCTAGCCTCTAAAAAAGCAATGAAGATAATTAAATGGAGTTTTGTACTATCTTTAGCCTATAATGCAATAGGGTTGTATTTTGCAATCACAGGCCAGTTAGAACCTGTAATCGCGGCTATACTAATGCCTTTAAGCTCTATTAGCATTGTGGCCTTTACAACAATTGCCACCAATATTTTAGGTAAAAAATTAAAATAA
- a CDS encoding Crp/Fnr family transcriptional regulator translates to MSKEELKKVSDSKSTKIIKKGETIFKEGEKLNGVFCIRDGVAKLSKLSSNGKDQIVKLATKGHLLGQRSVISEESANLSATAVSATQVCFIPKEGIMDTLNTNPNFAVEVLRHMAHDLKEADDVIINMSQKSVKQRVAEAFLYMKNSFGVDGEGFMNVSLSREEIANIVGTATESCIRIISEFKKEKLIKTAGKKIAIIDEPALLDLMCK, encoded by the coding sequence ATGAGTAAGGAAGAATTGAAAAAAGTTTCTGATTCTAAAAGCACTAAGATCATTAAAAAGGGAGAAACTATTTTTAAAGAAGGCGAAAAGCTTAATGGCGTTTTTTGTATTCGTGATGGTGTTGCTAAATTATCGAAGCTTAGTTCTAACGGAAAAGATCAAATTGTAAAATTAGCAACCAAGGGTCATTTATTGGGGCAGCGTTCTGTAATATCAGAAGAATCTGCCAATCTAAGTGCCACAGCGGTAAGTGCTACTCAGGTATGTTTTATTCCAAAAGAAGGAATTATGGATACCTTAAATACGAATCCTAATTTTGCTGTGGAGGTGCTTCGGCATATGGCACACGATTTAAAGGAAGCAGATGATGTCATTATCAATATGTCTCAAAAATCGGTAAAACAACGCGTGGCAGAAGCCTTTTTATACATGAAAAATAGTTTTGGAGTGGATGGCGAAGGGTTTATGAATGTATCACTTTCCCGAGAGGAAATAGCGAATATCGTGGGAACAGCCACCGAATCTTGTATTAGGATTATATCAGAATTTAAAAAGGAAAAACTTATTAAAACCGCAGGTAAAAAAATAGCCATTATTGATGAACCAGCCTTACTAGATTTAATGTGTAAGTAG
- a CDS encoding universal stress protein yields MKNILLPTDFSSNAWNAITYAIELYKDEACTFHLLNTYTPAISNSRFMASTLLDEALMVEDYSKEGLTVVLSKIQKKYTNPLHTFKTVSSFSLLSDQVKEMVDEFDIDVVILGTKGASGVAEVFMGSNAVKVIKAVRNCPVLAIPEYFKFETPTEIAFATDFNRFYSQSELEPIISLAKTFNSVLRIVHVQQEIKALTELQQFNLNMLRKYFKEVAHYVHTVSELNSVSKTLEVFANELDIHLLAMLNYQHSYMEKLTRESVVKQLAFHAQIPLLVIPELGMSNPSKHKHEQSNKDLSLT; encoded by the coding sequence ATGAAAAATATTCTTCTTCCTACAGATTTTTCCAGCAATGCCTGGAATGCAATAACGTATGCTATTGAGTTGTATAAAGACGAAGCCTGTACCTTTCATTTGCTAAATACGTATACGCCAGCTATTTCAAATAGTAGGTTTATGGCGAGTACGTTATTAGATGAGGCTTTAATGGTAGAAGATTATTCTAAAGAAGGTTTAACTGTTGTTTTATCTAAAATTCAGAAAAAGTACACAAATCCATTGCACACTTTTAAAACAGTCTCTTCATTTAGCTTGTTAAGTGATCAGGTGAAAGAAATGGTAGATGAATTTGATATTGATGTCGTAATTCTCGGAACTAAAGGAGCCTCTGGAGTAGCAGAAGTATTTATGGGAAGTAACGCTGTGAAAGTAATTAAAGCGGTGAGGAATTGTCCAGTATTGGCTATTCCAGAATATTTTAAATTTGAAACTCCAACAGAGATTGCTTTTGCTACAGATTTTAATAGATTCTATTCACAGTCAGAATTAGAACCCATTATAAGTCTTGCAAAAACATTTAATTCTGTATTAAGAATTGTACACGTACAACAGGAGATCAAAGCGCTTACAGAGTTACAGCAATTTAATTTGAATATGCTGCGTAAATATTTTAAGGAAGTAGCGCATTATGTGCATACGGTGTCAGAATTAAATTCGGTATCAAAAACTTTAGAAGTATTTGCTAATGAACTTGATATTCACCTTTTGGCTATGCTAAATTATCAACATAGTTATATGGAGAAACTCACAAGAGAATCGGTAGTAAAACAGTTAGCGTTTCATGCGCAGATTCCTCTTTTAGTTATTCCTGAATTAGGAATGAGTAATCCGTCTAAACACAAACATGAACAATCAAATAAAGATCTTTCCTTAACTTAA
- a CDS encoding NAD(P)/FAD-dependent oxidoreductase, which produces MNLPNTNQKRIVVIGGGFAGISLVKKLKDLDAQIVMIDRHNYHTFQPLLYQVSTSGLEPDSIAYPIRKILKELNNFYFRLAEVQHIDPVKKEIITAIGVLPFDYLVIATGTKTNYFNNENIAKNAMPMKTVPQALNIRSLILQNFEKADDTLEVSERKALLNFCIVGAGPTGVELAGALAELKQNVFPKDYKHLDIQEMQIHLFEGGPRVLPPMSETASKKATEFLDKLGVQIHLNTIVSDFDGKTVTLKDGKTLETKNFIWSAGVTGASIKGLTEDSLVARLNRYKVNTFNQVAGFENIFAIGDIAYMETEDFPKGHPQVAQPAIQQGENLAKNLKNLLANKPLKAFKYSDKGTMATVGRNKAVVDLKKLKFGGFLAWFIWMFVHLMALVGFRNRVIVFFNWAYNYINYDKAARLIVRPYSAKD; this is translated from the coding sequence ATGAATCTTCCGAATACCAATCAGAAAAGAATTGTGGTTATTGGTGGTGGCTTTGCAGGAATTTCTTTGGTAAAAAAGCTCAAAGATTTAGACGCTCAAATCGTAATGATAGACCGTCATAATTATCATACATTTCAGCCTTTATTATATCAAGTTTCTACGAGTGGATTAGAACCCGATTCCATAGCGTATCCCATTCGAAAAATTTTAAAAGAATTAAATAATTTTTATTTCCGTTTGGCGGAGGTTCAGCATATTGATCCTGTCAAGAAAGAGATTATCACAGCTATAGGGGTTTTACCTTTTGATTATCTTGTAATTGCTACAGGGACGAAAACCAATTATTTTAATAATGAAAATATAGCTAAAAATGCGATGCCGATGAAAACGGTACCTCAAGCTTTGAATATTCGGAGTTTAATCTTGCAGAATTTTGAAAAAGCAGATGATACCTTAGAGGTGTCGGAGCGTAAAGCTTTACTTAATTTTTGTATTGTAGGAGCTGGGCCAACAGGAGTAGAATTGGCAGGGGCTTTAGCAGAATTAAAGCAAAATGTATTCCCCAAAGATTATAAGCATTTAGATATTCAAGAAATGCAGATTCATTTGTTTGAAGGTGGCCCAAGAGTACTACCGCCAATGAGTGAAACTGCATCTAAAAAAGCAACTGAATTTTTAGATAAATTAGGGGTTCAAATTCATTTGAATACTATAGTGTCAGATTTTGATGGTAAAACAGTAACCTTGAAAGATGGGAAGACTTTAGAAACTAAAAATTTTATTTGGAGTGCAGGCGTAACAGGAGCGTCTATAAAAGGGTTGACTGAGGATAGTTTGGTGGCACGTTTAAATAGGTACAAAGTAAATACTTTTAACCAAGTAGCAGGCTTTGAAAACATATTTGCTATTGGAGATATTGCGTATATGGAGACAGAAGATTTTCCTAAAGGACATCCGCAAGTAGCGCAACCCGCTATTCAGCAAGGAGAAAATTTAGCTAAAAACTTAAAGAATCTTTTAGCAAACAAACCCTTAAAGGCTTTTAAGTATAGTGATAAAGGCACTATGGCTACGGTAGGTAGAAATAAGGCAGTCGTAGATTTAAAAAAGCTGAAATTTGGAGGCTTTTTAGCTTGGTTCATTTGGATGTTTGTGCATCTTATGGCATTAGTAGGTTTTAGAAACCGAGTGATTGTCTTTTTTAATTGGGCCTACAATTATATAAACTACGATAAAGCGGCTCGTTTAATCGTACGCCCGTATTCTGCTAAGGACTAA
- the tssD gene encoding type VI secretion system tube protein TssD: MAFLAKLFINGEQRNVLNGNYVYHQLLDARGKPKAKVEGGQLNFVVESTGDDALFHLWMLDDYQMYDGYIRFFKRDGLSKLFDFEFANCYCVGLREQFSATGHDPLKMELTITPGIQRVRDVIFEKVWNPSNPFAEAPVLQEGEEEASISDLYYENADGKRITRLRKNKSVFLIIKTTNMVGKSIDLDLSDSTFNFEYKGELLEGDQLLNQKVTANTMKLELITKKQN; the protein is encoded by the coding sequence ATGGCTTTTCTAGCAAAACTCTTTATCAACGGAGAACAACGTAATGTTCTCAATGGCAATTATGTATACCATCAACTTCTTGATGCTAGGGGAAAGCCTAAAGCAAAGGTAGAAGGCGGACAATTAAATTTTGTGGTGGAGTCTACAGGAGATGATGCCTTATTTCATTTATGGATGTTAGATGATTACCAAATGTATGATGGGTATATCCGTTTCTTTAAAAGAGATGGGTTGAGTAAATTGTTTGATTTTGAATTCGCCAATTGCTATTGTGTAGGATTACGAGAGCAATTTAGCGCTACAGGTCACGATCCGCTTAAAATGGAACTCACGATTACTCCAGGGATACAACGTGTGCGCGATGTAATTTTTGAGAAAGTTTGGAACCCTAGTAATCCGTTTGCGGAGGCTCCGGTACTTCAGGAAGGGGAGGAGGAAGCTTCTATTTCCGATTTATACTATGAAAATGCTGATGGTAAGAGAATTACTAGATTACGGAAAAATAAATCGGTATTCCTTATAATTAAGACGACTAATATGGTTGGTAAATCAATAGATTTAGATTTAAGTGATAGCACTTTTAATTTTGAATATAAAGGAGAATTACTTGAAGGAGATCAATTGCTAAATCAGAAAGTGACAGCTAACACTATGAAATTGGAATTAATTACAAAAAAACAGAATTAA